In Vibrio celticus, one genomic interval encodes:
- a CDS encoding TRAP transporter permease, translating into MTQTTSPSPDVQEMVAQSDTGARSPRGIQGRILWFVPLCWSLFQLWYASPLPFIFNFAILNDTEARAIHLTFAIFLAFTAYPAMKNSPRDRIPAVDWILALVGSFSASYIYIFYTELAERSGAPTTFDIVAAVFGMVLLLEATRRALGPPLMVVAAVFLLYTFGGPHMPDVIAHKGASLNKAMSHLWLTTEGVFGVALGVSTSFVFLFVLFGAMLERAGAGAYFIKVAFSLLGHMKGGPAKAAVVASGLSGLVSGSSIANVVTTGTFTIPLMKRVGFPGTKAGAVEVAASTNGQLTPPIMGAAAFLMVEYVGISYVEVIKAALLPALISYIALIYIVHLEACKAGMTGLPRRRTPTIVQSLLSFTGTILGLCVISAAVYYGVGWTKDVFGDAATPIVTVALLVAYVALVRVSAKYASEGGMEIDADLKEVPDPGPTIKSGLHFLLPIVVLVWCLTVERFSPGLSAFWATVFMIFILITQRPLMTLMNKSDDLAEQTKAGFVDLAESLVSGARNMIGIGVATAAAGTVVGVVTLTGIGLVMTDFVEFISGGSIILMLLFTAVISLILGMGLPTTANYIVVSTLMAPVIVTLGAAHGLIIPLIAVHLFVFYFGILADDTPPVGLAAFAAAAIAKSDPIRTGIQGFTYDIRTAILPFMFIFNTQLLLMGIDSWWHLALTIFSSVTAVLIFAAATQGWWFTKNKWWETILLIVLTFSFFRPGFWWDMIYPEKVLSPGVEIAQITENLSVGQSLELRVGGENLEGNYSEKTVRLPFEDSATTSEDRIASMGLMLTQADDKMIVDMVEFGSPAEAAGIDFDWEIKSVIQDAERPMKEWVFLPALLILIGLAMNQRRRARKDEISA; encoded by the coding sequence ATGACGCAGACAACATCACCGTCTCCAGATGTGCAAGAAATGGTGGCACAATCAGATACTGGTGCGCGTAGCCCTCGTGGTATCCAAGGCCGTATTTTATGGTTTGTGCCTCTATGTTGGTCACTGTTCCAACTTTGGTATGCATCTCCGCTGCCGTTCATTTTTAACTTCGCAATTTTAAACGACACTGAAGCTCGAGCAATTCACCTTACGTTTGCTATTTTCCTAGCCTTTACCGCTTATCCAGCCATGAAGAATTCGCCTAGGGATCGCATCCCCGCTGTCGATTGGATATTAGCGCTTGTAGGTAGCTTTTCAGCTTCTTATATCTATATTTTCTATACTGAACTCGCTGAGCGCTCGGGCGCACCAACAACATTCGATATTGTTGCGGCTGTATTCGGTATGGTTTTACTGCTTGAAGCAACACGACGCGCTTTGGGTCCACCTCTTATGGTTGTGGCAGCAGTATTCCTACTTTATACCTTTGGCGGCCCTCACATGCCGGACGTTATTGCCCACAAAGGTGCGAGCCTGAACAAGGCAATGTCGCATCTGTGGCTAACAACTGAAGGTGTATTCGGTGTGGCACTTGGGGTATCAACGTCATTCGTATTCTTGTTTGTACTGTTTGGTGCAATGCTAGAACGTGCTGGCGCCGGTGCTTACTTTATTAAGGTCGCATTCTCACTGCTTGGTCACATGAAAGGCGGCCCAGCGAAAGCAGCCGTTGTCGCATCAGGTTTGTCTGGTTTGGTATCAGGTTCATCTATCGCTAACGTGGTAACCACGGGGACCTTTACTATCCCGCTTATGAAGCGTGTTGGTTTCCCTGGCACTAAAGCAGGTGCAGTAGAAGTAGCAGCTTCAACCAATGGTCAATTAACGCCACCTATTATGGGTGCTGCTGCATTCTTGATGGTTGAATATGTGGGTATCTCGTATGTAGAAGTGATTAAAGCGGCGCTATTGCCTGCTCTTATCTCTTACATCGCTCTGATTTACATTGTTCACTTAGAAGCATGTAAAGCAGGTATGACTGGCCTACCTCGTCGCCGCACGCCAACTATCGTACAGAGCCTACTGTCTTTCACGGGTACCATTTTAGGTCTGTGTGTTATCAGTGCAGCTGTTTACTACGGTGTCGGTTGGACGAAAGATGTCTTTGGCGATGCTGCAACACCAATCGTAACGGTGGCTCTATTAGTCGCTTATGTCGCTCTGGTTCGTGTATCAGCAAAATACGCATCTGAAGGTGGTATGGAAATCGATGCGGATCTCAAAGAAGTTCCGGATCCAGGTCCAACGATTAAATCTGGTTTGCACTTCCTACTGCCTATCGTAGTGCTTGTTTGGTGTCTGACTGTCGAGCGTTTCTCTCCAGGTCTGTCGGCATTCTGGGCGACCGTGTTCATGATCTTCATTCTGATCACTCAGCGTCCTTTAATGACTCTGATGAACAAATCAGACGATCTTGCAGAGCAAACTAAAGCTGGCTTCGTTGATCTCGCAGAGAGCTTGGTTTCAGGTGCACGTAACATGATTGGTATCGGCGTCGCGACAGCGGCTGCAGGTACGGTTGTAGGTGTGGTGACTCTAACGGGTATCGGCCTTGTAATGACGGATTTCGTTGAGTTCATCTCAGGCGGTAGCATCATTCTTATGTTGCTATTCACTGCGGTAATCAGCTTGATCTTAGGTATGGGCTTGCCAACAACGGCGAACTACATCGTTGTTTCAACACTGATGGCACCGGTAATTGTGACCCTAGGTGCAGCGCACGGCTTGATCATTCCACTGATTGCGGTTCACTTATTTGTGTTCTACTTCGGTATTCTTGCGGATGACACACCTCCAGTTGGTCTCGCAGCCTTTGCGGCCGCCGCGATTGCGAAATCAGACCCAATTCGTACAGGTATTCAAGGTTTCACCTACGATATCCGGACCGCGATCTTGCCGTTCATGTTCATCTTCAATACCCAACTACTGTTGATGGGCATTGATTCTTGGTGGCACTTAGCACTAACGATTTTCTCTTCTGTGACTGCGGTACTTATCTTTGCCGCAGCAACTCAAGGTTGGTGGTTCACCAAGAACAAGTGGTGGGAAACTATACTGCTTATCGTTCTGACCTTCTCTTTCTTCCGCCCAGGTTTCTGGTGGGACATGATTTATCCAGAGAAAGTTCTTTCACCTGGAGTTGAGATCGCTCAAATCACAGAAAATCTATCTGTGGGACAATCACTTGAATTGAGAGTAGGTGGCGAAAACTTAGAAGGTAACTATTCTGAGAAAACAGTTCGCCTTCCGTTTGAAGATTCTGCGACAACAAGTGAAGACCGCATTGCTTCAATGGGCCTAATGCTGACACAAGCTGACGACAAGATGATAGTTGATATGGTTGAGTTTGGTAGCCCTGCAGAAGCCGCTGGCATTGACTTTGATTGGGAAATTAAATCCGTTATCCAAGACGCAGAACGACCAATGAAAGAGTGGGTATTCTTACCTGCCCTACTGATTTTGATTGGTTTAGCGATGAACCAAAGAAGACGTGCTCGTAAGGATGAGATTAGCGCGTAA
- a CDS encoding universal stress protein — MYRQILVPVDLNDKGFSDKAVELAVWHAKHSNAEVHILNVLPGIHMSMVASYFPKDAANQMKLDVKNQLKEFADKHIDDEVVYKVHVAEGKTYTTILDYAEKLGADLIVMPSHKRSKIDKVVLGSVASKVVQNSPINVLVVKPQG, encoded by the coding sequence ATGTATAGACAAATCCTTGTTCCCGTTGATCTTAACGACAAAGGCTTTTCTGATAAAGCAGTCGAGCTAGCGGTATGGCACGCTAAACACAGCAATGCTGAAGTCCACATTCTGAACGTACTACCGGGCATTCACATGTCGATGGTTGCGTCTTACTTCCCGAAAGATGCAGCGAACCAAATGAAGCTTGATGTGAAAAATCAGCTCAAAGAGTTTGCTGACAAGCACATTGACGATGAAGTGGTGTATAAAGTTCACGTTGCCGAAGGCAAGACTTACACAACGATTCTAGATTACGCAGAAAAACTGGGCGCTGACCTTATCGTGATGCCTAGCCATAAGCGTTCGAAAATCGACAAAGTGGTACTTGGTTCTGTTGCAAGCAAAGTGGTACAGAACTCACCAATCAATGTATTGGTAGTTAAGCCGCAAGGCTAA
- a CDS encoding D-2-hydroxyacid dehydrogenase, with the protein MPKLKVVFLDRATIPSQIHLKPISFEHEWVEYDFTAPELVDERVAGADVVITNKVVLNADNLAQAQQLKLIAVSATGVNNVDVDYCKSNNIAVANVQGYATQSVPEHVIAMLFTLKRNLVGYHQDIEAGEWQKDKQFCFFTHPIQDVAGSTLGLIGSGSLGQATAILAKAIGMKVIFAERKGAESCREGYMPFDTVLQQADAISLHCPLTEATRNLISERELAMMKPSAVLINAGRGGLVDEQALVEALKSNEIAGAGMDVFTQEPADNSNPLLANSHLPNLLLTPHVAWGSDSSIQKLSDILIDNIDGFVAGNPQNLVS; encoded by the coding sequence ATGCCGAAGTTGAAAGTGGTCTTTCTCGACAGAGCCACCATCCCATCTCAAATCCATTTAAAACCTATTAGCTTTGAACATGAGTGGGTAGAGTATGACTTTACTGCTCCAGAACTCGTTGATGAACGCGTTGCAGGAGCGGATGTTGTTATCACCAATAAGGTTGTGCTCAACGCTGATAATTTAGCTCAAGCACAACAACTCAAGCTGATCGCTGTGTCAGCGACAGGCGTCAATAATGTCGATGTCGACTACTGCAAGAGTAACAATATCGCAGTGGCTAATGTGCAAGGCTATGCGACTCAGTCGGTACCTGAACATGTGATTGCTATGCTGTTTACGCTAAAACGAAATCTTGTTGGCTACCATCAAGACATTGAAGCCGGCGAGTGGCAAAAGGATAAGCAGTTCTGTTTCTTTACTCACCCTATTCAAGATGTGGCTGGTAGTACATTGGGTTTAATTGGTAGTGGCAGTTTAGGGCAAGCGACTGCGATATTGGCTAAAGCGATTGGTATGAAGGTGATTTTTGCAGAGCGAAAAGGAGCGGAGTCTTGTCGAGAGGGGTATATGCCCTTTGATACTGTGTTGCAGCAAGCCGATGCGATCAGCCTGCATTGTCCGCTGACCGAAGCGACTCGAAACCTGATTTCAGAGCGAGAGCTAGCAATGATGAAACCAAGTGCGGTGTTAATCAATGCAGGCCGTGGTGGACTTGTCGATGAACAAGCCTTGGTTGAAGCTTTGAAAAGTAATGAGATCGCAGGCGCGGGCATGGATGTGTTTACACAAGAACCGGCAGACAACTCGAATCCACTATTGGCCAACAGTCACCTACCTAACTTACTGCTGACACCTCATGTGGCGTGGGGCAGTGACAGTTCAATTCAAAAGCTGTCTGATATCTTAATCGATAATATTGATGGGTTTGTCGCGGGTAATCCGCAGAACTTAGTGAGTTGA
- the rluA gene encoding bifunctional tRNA pseudouridine(32) synthase/23S rRNA pseudouridine(746) synthase RluA, whose protein sequence is MALEQYTPPREPWIDIVYQDDDILVVNKPAGLLSVPGRLPEHYDSMWSRLVVEFPEIQVVHRLDMSTSGLMLLAKHKQAERHLKKQFQYRLTHKLYYARVWGSVEEAEGLIDLPLICDWPNRPKQKVCFEGGKSSQTRYMVEQEEAQTTLLKLLPITGRSHQLRVHCMEMGNPIVGDEFYATPDAFNYSDRLALHACELSFYHPANDQLFKAFVPCEFYPQASPQIEQHFEIAPELPDYSKLKA, encoded by the coding sequence ATGGCGTTAGAACAGTACACACCACCGCGTGAACCGTGGATTGATATTGTTTATCAAGATGACGATATTCTTGTGGTGAACAAGCCTGCGGGTTTGCTTTCTGTTCCGGGTAGGTTGCCAGAACATTACGACAGTATGTGGAGTCGGTTAGTTGTTGAGTTTCCAGAGATTCAAGTCGTGCACCGATTGGACATGTCGACATCGGGCTTGATGCTGCTTGCTAAACACAAACAAGCTGAGCGTCATTTGAAGAAGCAGTTTCAATATCGACTGACACACAAACTCTATTACGCGCGAGTATGGGGTTCAGTAGAAGAAGCAGAAGGTTTGATTGACCTCCCTCTTATTTGCGATTGGCCAAACAGGCCGAAGCAGAAAGTGTGTTTCGAGGGTGGTAAATCATCTCAGACTCGCTATATGGTAGAGCAAGAAGAGGCTCAAACGACATTGTTGAAGCTACTGCCTATCACGGGACGTTCCCATCAGTTGCGAGTGCACTGCATGGAGATGGGGAATCCGATTGTGGGTGATGAGTTTTATGCAACGCCAGATGCTTTTAACTATAGCGATAGGTTGGCTCTGCACGCGTGTGAACTCAGTTTTTATCACCCGGCCAATGATCAGTTATTCAAAGCCTTTGTTCCGTGTGAGTTTTATCCTCAAGCATCGCCACAAATCGAGCAGCACTTTGAAATTGCGCCAGAGCTTCCAGACTACAGTAAGCTAAAAGCTTAG
- a CDS encoding NRAMP family divalent metal transporter, giving the protein MDSTVKTTNTKTLASAPLSSLIKSLGPGIMMAAAAVGGSHLVASTKAGAIYGWQLAALIILVNVFKYPFFRAGIQYTLGTGQSLVEGYSNLGRPYLVIFSILSAISAVVNTAALLLFSASLLSYFVPFDLATSTLCMIVLATCLIILFAGHYRALDTLSKAIMAILTITTLAAVAIAIGSPVEPDAAFVPPSPWSLAAIGFIVVTMGWMPAPIEISSITSMWLKSQKEKQEVTAQSALFDFNVGYIGTALLALVFVALGALVLHGSGVELSRSGVGFTHQLVGIYASTIGEWSRPLIALIAFFCIFGSTITVIDGYSRVLAESQRLLFKKDSSPRMLQGWIIIVSLAALAIVMFFSAALMPMLDFAMVLAFATTPFFALLNFILVNKAKLPEALAIGSKLKWLSIAGLVYLFGFLAVFVWWKWLM; this is encoded by the coding sequence ATGGACAGTACGGTTAAAACCACCAACACAAAAACACTAGCCTCAGCTCCCCTATCAAGCTTAATCAAGTCGCTTGGCCCAGGCATTATGATGGCCGCAGCGGCTGTAGGTGGTTCTCACTTAGTCGCCTCAACCAAGGCGGGTGCGATTTATGGTTGGCAGCTTGCTGCGCTTATTATCCTCGTTAACGTATTTAAATACCCATTCTTCAGAGCCGGCATCCAATACACGCTAGGAACGGGTCAAAGCTTGGTGGAAGGTTACTCTAACCTAGGCCGACCATACCTTGTGATCTTTTCGATCTTGAGTGCCATATCTGCGGTCGTGAATACCGCTGCCCTGCTATTATTCAGTGCAAGCCTACTCAGTTACTTTGTTCCTTTCGATTTAGCCACTAGCACCTTGTGCATGATCGTTTTAGCGACCTGTTTGATCATTCTGTTTGCTGGCCACTATCGTGCTCTCGATACACTATCTAAAGCGATCATGGCGATCTTAACCATCACAACCTTAGCTGCAGTCGCCATTGCTATCGGCTCTCCAGTCGAACCTGATGCTGCTTTTGTTCCACCGTCGCCTTGGTCATTGGCTGCTATTGGTTTTATCGTGGTGACCATGGGTTGGATGCCTGCGCCTATCGAGATATCCAGCATCACCTCTATGTGGCTAAAAAGCCAAAAAGAGAAGCAGGAAGTGACCGCACAATCAGCACTGTTCGATTTCAATGTCGGCTACATTGGTACTGCATTGCTTGCTTTAGTATTTGTTGCGTTAGGCGCGCTAGTACTTCACGGTTCGGGTGTTGAACTGTCTCGATCCGGTGTTGGCTTCACTCATCAATTGGTCGGCATCTACGCTTCGACAATTGGTGAATGGTCTCGCCCATTAATCGCTCTTATCGCTTTCTTCTGTATCTTTGGTAGCACGATTACCGTTATCGACGGCTACTCACGCGTGCTTGCTGAATCACAGCGTCTATTATTCAAAAAAGATTCAAGCCCAAGAATGCTGCAAGGCTGGATCATCATTGTCTCTCTCGCGGCATTAGCGATTGTGATGTTCTTTAGCGCTGCACTGATGCCAATGCTTGATTTTGCGATGGTGCTTGCCTTTGCGACTACGCCATTCTTCGCGCTGCTTAACTTCATCCTAGTGAACAAGGCTAAGCTTCCAGAAGCCCTAGCCATTGGCAGCAAGCTAAAATGGCTGTCTATCGCGGGTCTTGTTTACCTGTTTGGTTTCTTGGCAGTCTTTGTTTGGTGGAAGTGGTTGATGTAA
- the rapA gene encoding RNA polymerase-associated protein RapA translates to MTFALGQRWISDTESDLGLGTVVAMDARTVTVMFAASEENRVYARTDAPVTRVTFNVGDVIECQEGWSLSVEEVIEDKGLLTYLGTREDTQETEVTLREIFLSNQIRFNKPQDKLYAGQIDRMDNFVLRYRALSNQYQQHKSPMRGLCGMRAGLIPHQLYIAHEVGRRHAPRVLLADEVGLGKTIEAGMIIHQQVLSGRAERILIVVPETLQHQWLVEMMRRFNLHFSIFDEERCIEAFAESDNPFDTQQYVLCSLDFLRKSRKRYEQALEGEWDLLVVDEAHHLEWSQDKPSREYQVVEGLAENTSGVLLLTATPEQLGRESHFARLRLLDPDRFYDYEAFVEEEDQYAPVADAVTALFSGVKLENSAKNQITELLSEQDVEPLFRVIEGDSSEEEQALARQELIDNLMDRHGTGRVLFRNTRAAIKGFPKRNVNLLPMEIPTQYTTSMRVSGMIGGKMAPEARAMKMLYPEEIFQEFEGEDSSWWQFDSRVNWLIEKIQDKRSEKILVIASRASTALQLEQALREREGVRATVFHEGMSILERDKAAAYFAQEEGGAQVLICSEIGSEGRNFQFANQLVMFDLPFNPDLLEQRIGRLDRIGQLRDIDIHVPYLKGTSQAILARWFDEGLNAFAETCPTGRTVYDKYSDVLIEMLASGNTEQLDEVIEESAKLNQSLKSDLEKGRDRLLEMHSNGGDKAHEIAEKIASTDGDTNLVTFALSLFDTIGLNQDDKGENALVVTPSEHMMVPSYPGLPYEGATITFDRDTALSREDMNFISWEHPMIQGGIDLLLSEGVGASAVSLLKNKALPVGTILLELVYLVDAQAPKRSGISQFLPKTPIRLMMDGRGNDLSAQVEFDSFNRQLSPVNRHLASKLVNSVQGEIHKLIEAGETHVLPKVEEVREQAQRDMQTNLNGELERLQALKAVNPNIRDEELEVIEAQINELTGYISKAQVQLDSLRLIVVSHN, encoded by the coding sequence ATGACATTTGCTTTGGGGCAACGCTGGATAAGCGATACGGAGAGCGATTTAGGTTTAGGTACCGTTGTAGCAATGGATGCTCGAACAGTGACAGTAATGTTTGCCGCATCAGAAGAAAACCGTGTTTATGCACGTACTGATGCTCCCGTAACCCGAGTAACGTTTAATGTAGGCGATGTCATTGAATGCCAAGAAGGTTGGTCTCTGTCTGTCGAAGAAGTTATCGAAGACAAAGGGCTGTTAACCTACTTAGGTACTCGCGAAGATACCCAAGAAACAGAAGTGACTCTGCGTGAAATCTTCTTAAGCAACCAGATCCGCTTCAACAAGCCACAAGATAAGCTATACGCAGGTCAAATCGACCGTATGGATAACTTTGTGTTGCGTTACCGCGCGCTGAGCAACCAGTACCAACAACACAAGAGCCCTATGCGTGGCTTGTGTGGTATGCGTGCTGGCTTGATCCCTCACCAGCTATACATCGCTCATGAAGTGGGTCGTCGTCACGCTCCGCGCGTTTTACTGGCTGATGAAGTGGGTCTAGGTAAAACCATCGAAGCGGGCATGATCATCCACCAACAGGTGTTGTCTGGCCGTGCTGAACGTATTCTGATTGTGGTTCCTGAAACTCTACAACACCAATGGTTAGTAGAGATGATGCGCCGTTTCAACCTGCATTTTTCTATCTTCGATGAAGAGCGTTGTATTGAAGCGTTTGCTGAATCGGACAACCCGTTTGATACCCAGCAGTACGTTCTGTGTTCTTTGGACTTCCTACGTAAGAGCCGTAAGCGCTACGAGCAAGCACTTGAAGGCGAGTGGGACTTGTTGGTTGTCGATGAAGCGCATCACCTTGAGTGGAGCCAAGACAAACCAAGTCGTGAATACCAAGTGGTTGAAGGCTTAGCGGAAAATACGTCTGGTGTGCTACTACTAACAGCAACGCCTGAACAACTAGGTCGTGAGAGCCACTTTGCACGTCTGCGTCTGCTTGATCCTGATCGCTTCTACGATTACGAAGCATTCGTTGAAGAAGAAGACCAATACGCACCGGTTGCTGATGCAGTAACGGCATTGTTCTCCGGCGTGAAGCTTGAAAACAGCGCGAAGAACCAGATTACGGAACTGCTTTCTGAGCAAGATGTTGAGCCTCTGTTCCGTGTGATTGAAGGTGATAGCAGCGAAGAAGAGCAAGCGTTAGCTCGCCAAGAATTGATTGATAACCTTATGGATCGCCATGGTACAGGCCGTGTTCTTTTCAGAAATACACGTGCTGCAATCAAAGGCTTCCCTAAGCGTAATGTAAACCTACTGCCGATGGAGATTCCAACGCAGTACACAACCTCAATGCGTGTATCTGGCATGATCGGTGGCAAGATGGCTCCCGAAGCTCGTGCTATGAAGATGCTGTACCCAGAAGAGATCTTCCAAGAGTTTGAAGGTGAAGATTCAAGCTGGTGGCAGTTTGACTCACGCGTTAACTGGTTGATTGAAAAGATCCAAGACAAGCGCAGCGAGAAAATCTTAGTGATCGCCTCTCGTGCAAGTACGGCTCTTCAATTAGAGCAAGCACTGCGTGAGCGTGAAGGTGTACGTGCAACTGTATTCCACGAAGGCATGTCGATTCTAGAGCGTGATAAAGCTGCGGCTTACTTTGCTCAAGAAGAGGGTGGCGCTCAGGTTCTTATCTGTAGTGAAATCGGCTCTGAAGGTCGTAACTTCCAGTTCGCTAACCAATTAGTGATGTTTGATCTACCGTTCAACCCAGATTTGCTTGAGCAACGTATTGGTCGCTTGGACCGTATTGGTCAGCTACGTGATATCGACATTCATGTTCCTTACCTAAAAGGTACATCACAGGCGATTCTTGCGCGTTGGTTTGATGAAGGCCTAAATGCGTTTGCGGAAACTTGTCCAACGGGTCGCACAGTTTACGACAAGTACTCAGATGTTCTTATCGAGATGCTGGCTTCTGGTAACACAGAGCAACTTGATGAAGTGATTGAAGAATCTGCCAAGCTAAACCAAAGCCTGAAATCAGATCTAGAAAAAGGCCGTGATCGCCTACTAGAGATGCACTCAAACGGCGGCGACAAAGCGCATGAAATTGCAGAAAAGATCGCGTCGACTGACGGCGATACTAACCTAGTGACGTTTGCATTGAGCCTGTTCGATACGATTGGCTTGAACCAAGACGACAAGGGTGAAAATGCGCTGGTTGTGACGCCATCTGAGCATATGATGGTACCAAGCTACCCGGGCTTACCATACGAAGGCGCAACCATCACGTTTGATCGTGATACTGCGCTTTCTCGTGAAGACATGAACTTCATTAGTTGGGAACACCCAATGATTCAGGGCGGTATCGATCTGCTACTGAGTGAAGGTGTTGGTGCATCAGCGGTATCGCTACTGAAAAACAAAGCGCTGCCAGTGGGTACTATCCTGCTTGAGTTGGTTTACCTTGTGGATGCGCAAGCACCGAAACGCAGTGGTATCAGCCAGTTCTTACCTAAGACGCCAATTCGTTTGATGATGGATGGCCGTGGTAATGACTTATCAGCTCAGGTTGAGTTCGACAGCTTTAACCGTCAATTAAGCCCTGTAAACCGTCACCTAGCGAGCAAGCTAGTTAACTCGGTACAAGGTGAAATTCACAAGCTAATCGAAGCGGGTGAGACGCACGTACTTCCTAAAGTGGAAGAAGTGCGTGAACAAGCTCAACGAGACATGCAGACTAACCTGAACGGTGAATTAGAGCGCCTACAAGCGCTTAAAGCGGTGAACCCTAACATTCGTGATGAAGAGCTAGAGGTAATCGAAGCTCAAATCAATGAATTGACCGGTTACATCAGCAAAGCTCAGGTTCAGCTAGATTCATTACGCTTGATTGTGGTTTCTCACAACTAG
- a CDS encoding PhoH family protein, with protein sequence MGETNRKLFVLDTNILLHEPFAIFSFQEHDVVIPMTVLEELDRIKDSKRDVARDARIAIRTLEDLFREATPDQISEGIPFSKDINASGSISILADYELQESIKAFADDKAGDNRILNAVLYLQNKRAPREVVLITKDINMRLRAKGAGVRFVEDYQTDQLIDDIQYLTKGFQQLEGSFWDGIDNVESRSLGGKTLHTLARAPFEPTFLNQYVIDEESDFAARVEEIEPESITLRDLSRERLMNRRAWDITPKNVYQGMAIDALLDPDIDLVILTGAAGSGKTLLAMAAALEQTIERKQFDKIIVTRNTPDIGESIGFLPGTEEEKMLPWLAAVTDTLEALHKNDHCTEGSMKYICDKANIQFKSINFMRGRSIQNAFVLLDECQNLTASQIKTIITRCGEGTKIVCSGNLAQIDSSYLTPVTSGLTYMVERFKNFEGSANIHLNGVVRSRLAEFAEENM encoded by the coding sequence ATGGGCGAGACCAACCGGAAGCTATTTGTTTTAGACACCAATATCCTACTTCACGAACCCTTCGCTATATTTTCTTTCCAAGAGCACGATGTCGTTATCCCCATGACAGTGCTAGAAGAACTCGACAGAATCAAAGACAGTAAAAGAGACGTTGCTCGAGATGCAAGAATTGCGATTCGAACGCTCGAAGACCTGTTCAGGGAAGCCACACCAGACCAAATATCGGAAGGCATTCCATTTTCTAAAGACATTAACGCCTCTGGCAGTATTTCAATACTCGCAGATTACGAACTTCAAGAAAGCATCAAGGCCTTCGCCGACGACAAAGCAGGCGATAACCGAATCCTCAACGCTGTCCTCTATCTTCAAAATAAACGCGCACCACGCGAAGTGGTTCTCATCACCAAAGACATCAATATGCGTTTGCGAGCAAAAGGCGCTGGTGTCCGTTTCGTTGAAGACTATCAAACCGACCAACTGATTGATGATATCCAATACCTCACCAAAGGCTTCCAACAACTGGAAGGCTCATTTTGGGATGGTATCGACAATGTCGAGAGCAGAAGTTTAGGCGGAAAGACGCTGCACACCCTCGCAAGAGCACCTTTCGAACCGACCTTCCTCAACCAATATGTGATTGACGAAGAGAGTGACTTTGCCGCTCGAGTCGAGGAGATTGAACCAGAAAGTATTACCCTGAGAGACCTCAGCCGCGAAAGGCTGATGAATCGCAGGGCATGGGACATCACACCAAAGAACGTCTATCAAGGCATGGCGATCGATGCACTGCTAGACCCTGATATCGATCTTGTGATTCTCACTGGCGCCGCAGGTAGTGGTAAGACGCTGTTAGCCATGGCCGCTGCACTTGAACAAACCATTGAGCGTAAGCAATTCGACAAGATCATCGTAACCCGAAACACGCCTGATATTGGTGAGTCGATAGGTTTCCTTCCGGGTACAGAGGAAGAGAAGATGTTGCCTTGGTTAGCCGCAGTGACCGATACACTGGAAGCGCTGCACAAGAACGACCACTGCACAGAAGGCTCGATGAAGTACATCTGTGACAAAGCCAATATCCAGTTCAAATCAATCAACTTCATGCGTGGCCGCTCGATTCAGAATGCCTTTGTGCTCTTGGATGAGTGTCAGAACCTCACAGCTTCACAAATCAAAACCATCATCACCCGTTGTGGTGAAGGTACTAAGATCGTCTGCTCAGGTAACCTAGCGCAGATAGATTCTTCCTACCTAACCCCTGTGACTTCAGGCTTAACCTACATGGTTGAGCGTTTTAAAAACTTCGAAGGCAGTGCCAACATCCACCTCAATGGTGTGGTGCGTAGCCGACTGGCTGAGTTTGCGGAAGAGAACATGTAG